Below is a window of Drosophila miranda strain MSH22 chromosome 3, D.miranda_PacBio2.1, whole genome shotgun sequence DNA.
ATTTGTTCTTCGAGTCGGTCCTTGGGGAAACCTTTTTcttctctggctctggctctagCTCTGGCTCTAGCTCTGTCTCTAGCTCTGTCTCTAAGTCTGTCTCTAGCTCTGTCTCTAGCTCTGGGGATCTTATTCTTATCTCATCGGTTATCTCCTCATGAACATCGATAACCATCTCCTTGCCGTCCGAATCGAGTAATTTTTCTTCCGTCTCCGACCTGTAGACCGTCCTTACTTGCAGCATGGACACATTATCATAATCATTTTGGTCAGTACTTTCTCCAGGCCTGAGCAATTGTTTGTCATTGACAAACGACCTTGCCGTAGAAGCAAACGACGGACCGCCAGCCGAGGCCATATTATTCTTGTGGTCCATTTTAGAGACATTCTCGAACATCACATCCGTATTTCTGCTGGCCGCCGAATCAAGTCGAATTTGGTTATCCGCCTTGACAGTCTTCTGGTACACAACGACATTGGGCTCCGACTTGAAATGATGTCCACTGGCACTGGGTTCAGATGCTGAAATCGATCGCGCTGGTCGCATCGCCGATCGCTCGCTGATTTTTCGACTATCTTCCGATCTTACATTGTTGATGTTCGGTGTGAGGCCATCTCGGTAGCTGCTTGGGGGTTCGTTGGACGATCTTCGATCACTTGGACGATCACTTGGACGATCACTTGGACGACCGATTGACTCGCGGGTTCGACTTCTGGACGATCGACTATCCTGTGACTCGCGTTTTCGATCCCTTGACGATTGATGATCCTGTGGCTCGTGTCTCTGATGGTTCTCTGATTGGTATCTTTGATCTCTTTGAGTATCCGTTGGCTGGTGTCTTTGAGAGTCCTCTAATTGGTATCTTTGATCTCTTTGACGATCACTTGACTCGCGGATTCGACTCCTGGACGATCGACGATCCTGTGACTCTCGTTTTCGATCACTTGATACGCTTCTTCGATCACTTTGTGGGTCGACTCGATTACTTGACGATTGATGATCCTGTGGCTCGTGTCTCCTAGGGTCCTCTGCTTCTGAGTATCTTCGATCTCTTGGAGTATCCTTTGGCTGGTGTCTTTGAGAGTCCTCTAATTGGTATCTTTGATCTCTTTGATGATCCTTTGACTCGCGGGTTCGACCACTGGTCGATTCACGATCCTGTGACTCGCGTTTTCTATCACTTGATACGCTTCTTCGATCGCTCTGAAGATCCCTTGATTCGTTTCTTCTAGCACTTTGGGGATCGCTGGACTCGTGGGTTCGATAACTTGACAACTGACGATCCTCCGACTGGTATCTTTGATCTCTTTGATCACTTTGAGGATTGTATGTAATATGCTCGCCAGATTCTACCGAATAACTCAAATCGGACAGAGATTGCACGGTCTCTATGGTTTCTGCGTCAACATCGCCCAACATGTTAAGAGACTGAGTGTTCTTGATCGTCGTCGTTCTGGTCGTTTCCGACAGAGATTGCAGGGTCTCTATGGTTTCTGCGTCAACATCGCCCAACATGTTAAGAGACTGAGTCTTCTTGATCGTCTTCGTTTCCACCACCGGCTTGGAACCGTCCTCCGGGTACTTGGTCACCGTCATGTGAACGGTATTTATGTACTCCGTTTCGCCTGTGCGGTGCGTTAGCGCCTTCTCCTCCCCGAATATGTCGGTGACGGCCGTGTACTCAGACCCATCTTCGTCTTCGGGCGTTTGGGACCCCGAGTCCACGGAGCATATTTCAGGATCGTAGGATATGTCTGTCTGGGTGAAGGCATTTTGGCAGGGGCAGCTGTAACTTTCTCTGCTTTGCCGATTGCCTCTCCTCCGGCACCTTCTCTTCTTCGGGGCCGACTGGCCGACTTCTGGATTCTGCGGCCACTGTCCACCGCCTTCCCCCTGGCAGCCGCATAGGCACATGCACGGGGTACATTGGGGATGCACTAAGCCGCAGTTCCCGAACCGCATACAGAAGAAATTAGGACCGGGCACACACTCCTCGATGCGGTGGGCCATCTGCATAGCCTGGGCATCGGAACGGCACATACATTGGGGGGGATTCTGGGGCTCATTGCCATTGCCCGCCGGGCATCTCCACATGTAGCCGTGCATCTTGGATGGGACACAACATTCAGAGTGTTCTTTGATATGGGAGGAACCGCCAATTACATTTAACGCAATGAGTGAATATGAGAAAATTTTGGGTGCCCaacaaacaattttttttgttgtttatttttgtttgaAGTTTTATTCAGAGTAACCCATTTCTAGGCCATATAGAGACCCTTTTATACAAAATCAAGGGTTCCCATAGTTCCAGTCTAAAAATCATCCGTATTTTGGTTAGCTTTCACAGGatttaaattaaaagtaaagaaAATTATTGTGTGGAAATGAGTAGCGATCAGAAGAGACTGAATGAATTCTTTAAGAAGCTCGATTTTGCCAAGTGGTACACTGGCATTTCCGAGTACCAGCTGGCGGCCATTGGCGGCATCTCCGACGGACTGCAGGACGACTTTGAGCAGGGGACCGGCTTCCGGGTGGAGAAGTGCCTGAAGATGCTCGGCGTCCATCCGGTGATCGGCATGCGGAAGATCCTCGCCATGGTGCGGCTCAGTCGGGGCAACGATCTGGCCttcctcttcttcgtcctcgagggATACTACAAGACACGCCACAAGGACGGCGTCTACAGCATCAACGAAAAGCTGCTCATGGTCGCCATATCCAAGATTGATCTGCTGCCCACGCTCAAAGAGCTGGACCGGATCCTGCCACCGCCGCAGCTGAGTCGCCTGGATGCCCAGTATCTGCAGCGGATGAACCCAGATTCGGTAAAGCAGCCCAAGAATTCCACCGCTGCACTGATCAAAAGGTCGAAGGCCACCAAGAAATACGCCAGAAATCCGTACAGCCAGCGCTTGCGGCGGCCTGTGTCCAATCCCACGTGCTACGCCCCAAAGGAAGAGCCCAAGCTTGTGGTCAATTTTCCCTTTTGGGCGCGGGGTTGTCAGCCCGACTACGGAAAGTCGCGCGATCCCCACTGGTTTTCCGTCTACAAGCTCGATCCGGGGAAGCGTGTAGTCAAGCGCACCCTCGACGAGACCATCGACAAGTACCTCCAGCTGATGGAGCTGTCAAGCCAGGCGGACACCAATGAAGAGTCGAAACTGGCCTACGAGAAGGCCAAGCAGCAGCCGATGTTCAAGGAGCCCGTCCTCTGCACGTACCACCAGGCGATGCTCGAACAGGCTCAGCAGCTCAAGGATGAGCTCACCGTGAAGGCGCGGGACCGTTGCCTGGAGATGGCGGACCCCAGGCTGCCGAACAGCAGGGTGCGGAGGAAGCGCATCATCGACCAGCTGGAGTACGACATCGAAGCGTCCTTGGAGCGGTACTACCAGGCCAATCGCACCGATCAGCTGAAAGTGCTGGCCCTCAAAGACGACAGCTGTGTGGTGTGCCAGGAGGCGCTCGTGAAGATAGCCTGGCCCAAGCCTGGCCAGAAGGCGGGAAGGGCTCTGGTGGGAGAGCACTGCCCCATGGCGCACACGGCCACCACAGAGGCATTCACGGGTAGGCGGTTGAGCGGTGGTGGACTCAACAGCGATCCCCCAGAGACGGAGGAGGTGTCCTTCAGGTTGGCCGGCGGTGGCCTGCACATGGACAAAATCGACTTCAACCTGGAGCCGGTGCCGAAGAACCCAATCGAGGTGGACGATTGCGAGGGCCACTCGGAGGCACCCAAGTCGCACATCAGCTTTCTCTTGGATGGGAAAAAGATCAAGCACATGGCCCTGCCCCGGGCCAAGCCAGTGAAGCCCTCTGGCTGCAAGTTCTACAGCACCATCAAGCACACCAGGAAGAGCTTCTTCCGAGCACCTGGCGACCACTTGCCGTACAATTTCCGGTACCATCGGGTGCTGCAGTCGGGCCAACCAAAGCCCTACGACCTGGCGAAAATCATCACAAAGTCGATTGTAAAGGCACTCGAGAAATCGCAGAACGAGGAAATGACTGGCGAAACGTGCCCATTCGTACAACCCTTCAAAAAGCTGCTGCCAGAGCTGAAGAATGAGGAGCCGAACAGACAGCAGTACCCAGCCTCGAAAGATTCCACTTTTCCCTCGTCTGAAACCACAGAATCCTTGGACGAATCAAGCGATCACAGCACCCGCAGTCACGTGGATCACAAGGTGGAAATCGTGGATGCTGTGGTGCGCTGTGCCAAGGCCATCTGGACAAAGAAGGCGGCCATCAAGAGGGCCGAAATGGATCGCAATGAACGGGAGAAATCGAAACACTCCCCCAGTCCCGAGGTGTTGCACTACGACATGGAGCACTTTAATCCAGATGATGACGAGCTCATGGATCGCATGCTGTCCGACGGCATGAGAGAGCTGAAGAAGAGCCACCGCTTTGTGCTGGCCACCCTGCCGGACTCCCACAAGATTCCCGTGCTCCGGCAGTGGATCAAGCGGCGTTACGGCAAGGTCTACTCTTGGCGCGAGCTGCAGGACAACCTCAACGAATCGTTGGAGGTCTTCGAGATGGTCTCAAGGCTGCAGAGCCATCCTCCCAGGCCGGACAAAATGGGCTTAACCACTATGCCCGAATCTAGGCAGAACTATGCTTACCACAAACAGACCATGGCAGAGGTAACTATGCGAGCGCACTTATCGCACATCTCATCCCATCTCATCTGCAGGCGGATCGAGTAAGGAAGGCGTACTTCACGCGGCTGAACAATGCGTACTTGGAGCAGATGACCGCCTGCTGGTATGCCATGGGGAACTACCTCTGTCCGGGCGGACCGCCGCGGAAGACCTTCTACGCCTACATGGCCTCCAATCACAAGGATCTGTTGCGGGTCAAGCCCTGGAACGGGGAGCACATAGACCGCCGGAAATTTGGCGATaagaaaaacaaataaatcttTATTCTCCGGCTCGGGCTTCATTTACAACTAGTCTATAGGTAGATCTTGGAACGGGTGCGACGGCCGGAACTATGACCCTTGCTGGCCAAGTACCTCACAATGGTGCACTTCGTCTGGGTCTTCAGGCTTTCCAAGTTGAACTCCATGCCGCCCTTGATGATCGGGATGTTCTCCATCTCCTTGATTATGTGAATAACCCTGTGCAGGACTTCACCCCTGAGCTTCTTGAGCCTGTCGCCAAGATGATTATTCTCCTTGGCAGTCCATGGACGCACGGCAGCCTCATTCGACGAACGGCTCTGGAGCTGTTGTCGACGGGCCCTAGTCATTTTAACGCCCCCATCCTCATGCGGATTAACTGGTGCGCCAGGGATCGTGGCGCTCGGAAACATGCTGCTCACGGCATTCTTGGTTTTGGTGTCGCTCCTGTCAGTGGAAGCGATCTCGGAAAACATAGCCTCAAAGATGGCCTGCAGTTTCTTGGCCATTTGGTGGCACAAATGGTCTGGCGTAGTGTAGAGATACGTGTTGTCGAACATCAGGCGCACGTCCCGCACAAATTCATCGACATTCGCGTACAGTCCGGCCTGGCAGCGAGTCCTGATCGAGCTCAGATCCATGGGCTTCTTGACAATATTGTGGTAGTCGTGCAGGCCCAAATATGGTGCATCTATCGGCTCGTAGAATATCCAGGCCAGTTTCTTGTATTGGCGGGAGAACAGCTTTCTGATGATGGCCTTGCAGGCTTTGCTCTCCGGAAAAGGCTCCGGGTTACGGTTGCGGTTCGACATTTTTTTTCGGTGAAAATAAAGCAATAAGAATTGAAAGGCAGTTTGAAACTAATCAAGCTCACGACGTCACTCTGAAATCGAATGAGTTGGCAACGCTGCAGCACAGGGTTGCTCTGACTGTGGAAGTATTATTTTTCAGTGAAAACATTGAATTTGCGTATGTTATATGTGGTGACGACCCAGGGGCTCGAATCGGAGATTAGCTCCTCGGCGGACATCAAGTGGGGCGTCGAATAGTTGCGGCGGAAGCGCATGAAGAGCTCGACGAACACGTGCGGCAGACTGTGATCGGGCTTGGACAGCTGCTTCTCGAAGTGGGAATCCACCTGGATCAGAGCCTGCTTCATGGCGTCCAGATCCGCCTTCGACTCACAGTCGGCCACATGTCGGAGGCCCAGCATGGCCACATCTACGACTGCATAGCGCAGCCCGAATACGTTGCACAGGTCCACGTTTATGGGCACCGCCTTCTTGATGTCCTCCGGGCGGAAACGCATCAGATCCGCGCAGCACTCGTGGGGCAGCTTGCTGGCCTCCCTGGCCATTTGGTAGGTCACATTCGAAGTGTAGAACTCGTCGACCATCTCGGGCTGGTCCCGCAGTTTCCCCATGTCCGACATTTTGACCGCCAGCGCCTTGGTCTGCTCCAGGAAGGCGTCCTGCCGGAAGTCGTGGTCCCAGTACCAGCGCAGCCTGCACAGCTGGAGCTTGCTCAGGCAGTAGCTCAGGGGACTGTACTCGTACCACCAGGCGATGCTCGAACAGGCTCAGCAGCTCAAGGATGAGCTCACCGTGAAGGCGCGGGACCGTTGCCTGGAGATGGCGGACCCCAGGCTGCCGAACAGCAGGGTGCGGAGGAAGCGCATCATCGACCAGCTGGAGTACGACATCGAAGCGTCCTTGGAGCGGTACTACCAGGCCATTCGCACCGATCAGCTGAAAGCGCTGGCCCTCAAAGACGACAGCTGTGTGGTGTGCCAGGAGGCGCTCGTGAAGATAGCCTGGCCCAAGCCTGGCCAGAAGGCGAGAAGCCACCACTGAGGCATTCACGGGTAGGCGGTTGAGCGGTGGTGGACTCAACAGCGATCCCCCAGAGACGGAGGAGGTGTCCTTCAGGTTGGCCGGCGGTGGCCTGCACATGGACAAAATCGACTTCAACCTGGAGCCGGTGCCGAAGAACCCAATCGAGGTGGACGATTGCGAGGGCCACTCGGAGGCACCCAAGTCGCACATCAGCTTTCTCTTGGATGGGAAAAAGATCAAGCACATGGCCCTGCCCCGGGCCAAGCCAGTGAAGCCCTCTGGCTGCAAGTTCTACAGCACCATCAAGCACACCAGGAAGAGCTTCTTCCGAGCACCTGGCGACCACTTGCCGTACAATTTCCGGTACCATCGGGTGCTGCAGTCGGGCCAACCAAAGCCCTACGACCTGGCGAAAATCATCACAAAGTCGATTGTAAAGGCACTCGAGAAATCGCAGAACGAGGAAATGACTGGCGAAACGTGCCCATTCGTACAACCCTTCAAAAAGCTGCTGCCAGAGCTGAAGAATGAGGAGCCGAACAGACAGCAGTACCCAGCCTCGAAAGATTCCACTTTTCCCTCGTCTGAAACCACAGAATCCTTGGACGAATCAAGCGATCACAGCACCCGCAGTCACGTGGATCACAAGGTGGAAATCGTGGATGCTGTGGTGCGCTGTGCCAAGGCCATCTGGACAAAGAAGGCGGCCATCAAGAGGGCCGAAATGGATCGCAATGAACGGGCGAAATCGAAACACTCCCCCAGTCCCGAGGTGTTGCACTACGACATGGAGCCGACGGCATGAGAGAGCTGAAGAAGAGCCACCGCTTTGTGCTGGCCACCCTGCCGGACTCCCACAAGATTCCCGTGCTCCGGCAGTGGATCAAGCGGCGTTACGGCAAGGTCTACTCTTGGCGCGAGCTGCAGGACAACCTCAACGAATCGTTGGAGGTCTTCGAGATGGTCTCGAGGCTGCAGAGCCATCCTCCCAGGCCGGACAAAATGGGCTTAACCACTATGCCCGAATCTAGGCAGAACTATGCTTACCACAAACAGACCATGGCAGAGGTAACTATGCGAGCGCACTTATCGCACATCTCATCCCATCTCATCTGCAGGCGGATCGAGTAAGGAAGGCGTACTTCACGCGGCTGAACAATGCGTACTTGGAGCAGATGACCGCCTGCTGGTATGCCATGGGGAACTACCTCTGTCCGGGCGGACCGCCGCGGAAGACCTTCTACGCCTACATGGCCTCCAATCACAAGGATCTGTTGCGGGTCAAGCCCTGGAACGGGGAGCACATAGACCGCCGGAAATTTGGCGATaagaaaaacaaataaatcttTATTCCCCGGCTCGGGCTTCATTTACAACTAGTCTATAGGTAGATCTTGGAACGGGTGCGACGGCCGGAACTATGACCCTTGCTGGCCAAGTACCTCACAATGGTGCACTTCGTCTGCGCCTTCAGGCTTTCCAAGTTGAACTGCATGCCGCCGTTGATGATCGGGATGTTCTCCATTTCCTTGATTATGAGAATAACCCTGTGCAGGACTTCACCCCTGAGATTCTTGAGCCTGTCGCCAAGATGATTATTCTCCTTGGCAGTCCATGGACGCACGGCAGCCTCATTCGCCGAACGGCTCTGGAGCTGTTGTCGACGGGCCCTAGTCATTTTAACGCCCCCATCCTCATGCGAATTAACTGGTGCGCCAGGGATCGTGCCGCTCACGGCATTCTTGGTTTTGGTGTCGCTCCTGTCAGTGGAAGCGATCTCGGAAAACATAGCCTCAAAGATGGCCTGCAGTTTCTTGGCCATTTGGTGGCACAAATGGTCTGGCGTAGTGTAGAGATACGTGTTGTCGAACATCAGGCGCACGTCCCGCACAAATTCATCGACATTCGCGTACAGTCCGGCCTGGCAGCGAGTCCTGATCGAGCTCAGATCCATGGGCTTCTTGACAATATTGTGGTAGTCGTGCAGGCCCAAATATGGTGCATCTATCGGCTCGTAGAATATCCAGGCCAGTTTCTTGTATTGGCGGGAGAACAGCTTTCTGATGATGGCCTTGCAGGCATTGCTCTCCGGAAAAGGCTCCGGGTTACGGTTGCGGATACGGTTGCGGTTCGACATTTTTTTTCGGTGAAAATAAAGCAATAAGAATTGAAAGGCAGTATGAAACTAATCAAGCTCACGGCGTCACTCTGAAATCGAATGAGTTGGCAACGCTGCAGCACAGGGTTGCTCTGACTGCCGGAACTAGTTCTCATGAACGTTCGGTTAAACTTTTAGTGTGGAAGTATTATTTTTCAGTGAAAACATTGAATTTGCGTATGTTATATGTGGTGACGACCCAGGGGCTCGAATCGGAGATTAGCTCCTCGGCGGACATCAAGTGGGGCGTCGAATAGTTGCGGCGGAAGCGCATGAAGAGCTCGACGAACACGTGCGGCAGACTGTGATCGGGCTTGGACAGCTGCTTCTCGAAGTGGGAATCCACCTGGATCAGAGCCTGCTTCATGGCGTCCAGATCCGCCTTCGACTCACAGTCGGCCACATGTCGGAGGCCCAGCATAGCCACATCTACGACTGCATAGCGCAGCCCGAATACGTT
It encodes the following:
- the LOC108160694 gene encoding zinc finger CCCH domain-containing protein 13-like codes for the protein MHGYMWRCPAGNGNEPQNPPQCMCRSDAQAMQMAHRIEECVPGPNFFCMRFGNCGLVHPQCTPCMCLCGCQGEGGGQWPQNPEVGQSAPKKRRCRRRGNRQSRESYSCPCQNAFTQTDISYDPEICSVDSGSQTPEDEDGSEYTAVTDIFGEEKALTHRTGETEYINTVHMTVTKYPEDGSKPVVETKTIKKTQSLNMLGDVDAETIETVQSLSDLSYSVESGEHITYNPQSDQRDQRYQSEDRQLSSYRTHESSDPQSARRNESRDLQSDRRSVSSDRKRESQDRESTSGRTRESKDHQRDQRYQLEDSQRHQPKDTPRDRRYSEAEDPRRHEPQDHQSSSNRVDPQSDRRSVSSDRKRESQDRRSSRSRIRESSDRQRDQRYQLEDSQRHQPTDTQRDQRYQSENHQRHEPQDHQSSRDRKRESQDSRSSRSRTRESIGRPSDRPSDRPSDRRSSNEPPSSYRDGLTPNINNVRSEDSRKISERSAMRPARSISASEPSASGHHFKSEPNVVVYQKTVKADNQIRLDSAASRNTDVMFENVSKMDHKNNMASAGGPSFASTARSFVNDKQLLRPGESTDQNDYDNVSMLQVRTVYRSETEEKLLDSDGKEMVIDVHEEITDEIRIRSPELETELETDLETELETELEPELEPEPEKKKVSPRTDSKNKYPSGAIIEHMIKKGYDRVQPCGCNCCTPRCYPCDYCCGGFCYSNCCGYCMNPCCP
- the LOC117188131 gene encoding uncharacterized protein LOC117188131, coding for MSSDQKRLNEFFKKLDFAKWYTGISEYQLAAIGGISDGLQDDFEQGTGFRVEKCLKMLGVHPVIGMRKILAMVRLSRGNDLAFLFFVLEGYYKTRHKDGVYSINEKLLMVAISKIDLLPTLKELDRILPPPQLSRLDAQYLQRMNPDSVKQPKNSTAALIKRSKATKKYARNPYSQRLRRPVSNPTCYAPKEEPKLVVNFPFWARGCQPDYGKSRDPHWFSVYKLDPGKRVVKRTLDETIDKYLQLMELSSQADTNEESKLAYEKAKQQPMFKEPVLCTYHQAMLEQAQQLKDELTVKARDRCLEMADPRLPNSRVRRKRIIDQLEYDIEASLERYYQANRTDQLKVLALKDDSCVVCQEALVKIAWPKPGQKAGRALVGEHCPMAHTATTEAFTGRRLSGGGLNSDPPETEEVSFRLAGGGLHMDKIDFNLEPVPKNPIEVDDCEGHSEAPKSHISFLLDGKKIKHMALPRAKPVKPSGCKFYSTIKHTRKSFFRAPGDHLPYNFRYHRVLQSGQPKPYDLAKIITKSIVKALEKSQNEEMTGETCPFVQPFKKLLPELKNEEPNRQQYPASKDSTFPSSETTESLDESSDHSTRSHVDHKVEIVDAVVRCAKAIWTKKAAIKRAEMDRNEREKSKHSPSPEVLHYDMEHFNPDDDELMDRMLSDGMRELKKSHRFVLATLPDSHKIPVLRQWIKRRYGKVYSWRELQDNLNESLEVFEMVSRLQSHPPRPDKMGLTTMPESRQNYAYHKQTMAEADRVRKAYFTRLNNAYLEQMTACWYAMGNYLCPGGPPRKTFYAYMASNHKDLLRVKPWNGEHIDRRKFGDKKNK
- the LOC108160695 gene encoding bromodomain testis-specific protein; its protein translation is MSNRNRNPEPFPESKACKAIIRKLFSRQYKKLAWIFYEPIDAPYLGLHDYHNIVKKPMDLSSIRTRCQAGLYANVDEFVRDVRLMFDNTYLYTTPDHLCHQMAKKLQAIFEAMFSEIASTDRSDTKTKNAVSSMFPSATIPGAPVNPHEDGGVKMTRARRQQLQSRSSNEAAVRPWTAKENNHLGDRLKKLRGEVLHRVIHIIKEMENIPIIKGGMEFNLESLKTQTKCTIVRYLASKGHSSGRRTRSKIYL
- the LOC117187802 gene encoding uncharacterized protein LOC117187802; protein product: MSDMGKLRDQPEMVDEFYTSNVTYQMAREASKLPHECCADLMRFRPEDIKKAVPINVDLCNVFGLRYAVVDVAMLGLRHVADCESKADLDAMKQALIQVDSHFEKQLSKPDHSLPHVFVELFMRFRRNYSTPHLMSAEELISDSSPWVVTTYNIRKFNVFTEK
- the LOC117188133 gene encoding uncharacterized protein LOC117188133, translated to MRELKKSHRFVLATLPDSHKIPVLRQWIKRRYGKVYSWRELQDNLNESLEVFEMVSRLQSHPPRPDKMGLTTMPESRQNYAYHKQTMAEADRVRKAYFTRLNNAYLEQMTACWYAMGNYLCPGGPPRKTFYAYMASNHKDLLRVKPWNGEHIDRRKFGDKKNK
- the LOC117187803 gene encoding bromodomain testis-specific protein-like is translated as MSNRNRIRNRNPEPFPESNACKAIIRKLFSRQYKKLAWIFYEPIDAPYLGLHDYHNIVKKPMDLSSIRTRCQAGLYANVDEFVRDVRLMFDNTYLYTTPDHLCHQMAKKLQAIFEAMFSEIASTDRSDTKTKNAVSGTIPGAPVNSHEDGGVKMTRARRQQLQSRSANEAAVRPWTAKENNHLGDRLKNLRGEVLHRVILIIKEMENIPIINGGMQFNLESLKAQTKCTIVRYLASKGHSSGRRTRSKIYL